Proteins encoded within one genomic window of Tigriopus californicus strain San Diego chromosome 12, Tcal_SD_v2.1, whole genome shotgun sequence:
- the LOC131892082 gene encoding uncharacterized protein LOC131892082, with amino-acid sequence MDDNLFIALTNGSTKAYTREEAEMACWLTRLSTYSMANPHVEDIAVLYVPIAAPQDVPEAKEEPDNAREGDSRCQSCGLKLSDPCALIRHMKTHDPSSKIYKCQVCNRDEQRQRTNWKQHVATHIGEEISQELYDTLDAEHRAILNTTDVYVTDEVLAKRLAIAQRKAARIRKQ; translated from the exons ATGGACGACAATTTGTTCATTGCTTTGACCAATGGATCAACAAAGGCTTACACAAGGGAAGAGGCAGAAATGGCCTGCTGGTTGA CTCGCTTAAGTACCTACAGTATGGCCAATCCGCATGTGGAAGACATTGCAGTTCTGTATGTTCCCATTGCGGCTCCCCAGGACGTGCCGGAAGCCAAGGAGGAGCCTGACAATGCGAGGGAAGGCGACAGCCGCTGTCAGTCATGCGGCTTGAAATTATCGGACCCCTGTGCTTTGATTCGCCACATGAAGACGCACGATCCCTCGTCGAAAATATACAAATGTCAAGTGTGCAACAGGGATGAACAACGGCAAAG GACCAATTGGAAGCAACATGTGGCGACCCACATTGGAGAGGAGATATCGCAGGAACTATACGACACCTTGGATGCAGAGCATCGGGCCATCTTGAACACAACCGATGTCTATGTCACGGACGAGGTGCTTGCCAAGCGCTTGGCAATCGCTCAAAGGAAGGCGGCCAGGATAAGAAAACAATAG